A portion of the Commensalibacter nepenthis genome contains these proteins:
- a CDS encoding IS6 family transposase yields the protein MFIGIYSKFILRSKDDFKGRHFSGLMIIQAVNWYLRYCLSYRDIEKLFLKRGINTDHSTLNHWVLRYAPLLEKRLRSYRKPHCGEVRIDETYIKVKGQWKYLYRAIDKNGTAIDFLLTAKRNIKAAQRFFRKAFKKDGLFAPTHIGTDKALPFPKTIQTMKNEYILPNHCVHETKKSLQQGIENDHFRLKRGIPRNGCFQSFHTARKTLNGYEAILWIKKGLGFKGKWTINEQIKLIQSIFGLNNNIPV from the coding sequence ATGTTTATTGGTATCTATAGCAAGTTTATATTAAGATCTAAGGATGATTTTAAAGGTCGCCACTTTAGTGGGTTGATGATTATCCAAGCGGTAAACTGGTATTTACGCTATTGTCTTAGCTATCGAGATATTGAGAAATTATTCCTAAAACGTGGGATAAATACAGATCATAGCACGTTAAACCATTGGGTATTACGCTATGCACCACTATTAGAAAAACGTTTGAGAAGCTATAGAAAGCCTCATTGTGGTGAGGTGAGGATTGATGAAACCTATATCAAAGTAAAAGGTCAGTGGAAGTATCTATATAGAGCCATTGATAAGAATGGAACTGCTATTGATTTCTTATTAACAGCTAAAAGAAATATCAAAGCAGCACAACGTTTCTTTAGAAAGGCGTTTAAAAAAGATGGTCTATTCGCTCCAACCCATATTGGAACAGATAAAGCATTACCGTTTCCAAAAACCATACAAACCATGAAGAATGAGTATATCCTTCCCAATCACTGCGTTCATGAAACAAAGAAATCTTTACAACAGGGAATAGAAAATGATCATTTCAGGTTAAAGAGGGGTATACCAAGAAATGGCTGTTTTCAATCTTTTCATACAGCAAGAAAAACACTCAACGGATATGAGGCCATTCTCTGGATTAAAAAAGGACTGGGTTTTAAAGGAAAATGGACAATCAACGAACAAATAAAACTCATTCAAAGCATATTCGGTCTAAATAATAATATACCCGTCTAA
- a CDS encoding DDE-type integrase/transposase/recombinase — protein MTAPFNICDKIASSFPKTIQTIKNEYILPNHCLHETKKSLQQGIESDHFRLKKVMPRNGCFQSFHTARNTIKGYEAILWIKKGLGFKGKWTIKEQINFIQNIFGLNNKISV, from the coding sequence ATCACAGCACCATTCAATATTTGCGACAAGATCGCATCTTCTTTTCCAAAAACCATACAAACCATAAAGAATGAGTATATTCTTCCCAATCACTGCTTGCATGAAACAAAGAAATCCTTACAACAGGGTATAGAAAGTGATCATTTTAGATTAAAGAAAGTTATGCCAAGAAATGGTTGTTTTCAGTCTTTCCATACCGCAAGAAATACAATCAAAGGATATGAAGCTATCCTCTGGATAAAAAAAGGACTTGGCTTTAAAGGAAAATGGACAATCAAGGAACAAATCAATTTCATCCAAAACATCTTCGGTTTAAATAATAAAATATCTGTCTAA